A window of Helicobacter ganmani contains these coding sequences:
- a CDS encoding formyltransferase family protein translates to MRVRFPNNFNHLKVCIAGKNAIALNALKLLRSKFAHDEICIIPNRDDVGIDTWQPSLLKYALQTSIPVCTLEQVQQIPNVLFLSLEFDRLLKVEQFASKRLYNIHFSALPKYKGVYTSITPILNGERTSGVTLHCIDNGIDTGDIIAQRIFELGLQESARDLYFKYLAQGFLLLKENVDSLLTGGFKRTKQDFTQSCYFSRTEIDVKNININLKKTSFQIHNQLRAFIFREYQLPSLKGVRVAKSILSEEFIGANVFEESENEFILSGIDGFKIIAQKIDI, encoded by the coding sequence ATGCGCGTAAGATTCCCAAATAATTTCAATCATCTCAAAGTGTGTATTGCAGGCAAAAATGCGATTGCGCTTAATGCGCTTAAACTTTTGCGCTCAAAATTTGCTCACGATGAGATTTGTATAATCCCAAATCGTGATGATGTGGGCATAGACACTTGGCAACCCTCGCTTTTAAAATATGCTTTACAAACAAGTATCCCTGTCTGCACATTAGAGCAAGTGCAGCAAATCCCAAATGTGCTTTTCCTCTCTTTAGAATTTGATAGACTGCTTAAAGTAGAGCAATTTGCTAGCAAGAGGCTTTATAATATCCACTTCTCCGCCTTGCCTAAATATAAGGGCGTTTATACTTCTATCACACCGATTTTAAATGGTGAGCGCACAAGCGGTGTTACTTTGCATTGTATTGATAATGGCATTGACACAGGAGATATTATCGCGCAAAGAATTTTTGAACTAGGCTTGCAAGAGAGTGCGCGGGATTTGTATTTTAAATATTTGGCGCAAGGCTTTTTATTACTTAAAGAAAATGTGGATTCTTTGCTTACAGGTGGCTTTAAGCGCACCAAGCAAGATTTTACGCAATCGTGCTATTTTTCACGCACAGAGATTGATGTGAAAAATATCAACATAAATCTTAAAAAAACAAGTTTTCAAATCCATAATCAATTAAGAGCCTTTATCTTTAGAGAATATCAGCTCCCGAGTTTAAAGGGTGTGAGGGTGGCAAAAAGCATTTTAAGCGAGGAATTTATCGGAGCAAATGTCTTTGAGGAAAGTGAGAATGAGTTTATTCTATCGGGCATTGATGGCTTTAAGATTATCGCACAAAAAATAGATATATAA
- the secE gene encoding preprotein translocase subunit SecE, with product MKKLITYYRLSKEELSKVIFPTKEQVRNAFISVIVVVTVIALFLALVDFILGSFVSSIL from the coding sequence ATGAAAAAACTAATTACCTATTATAGATTATCCAAAGAAGAACTATCCAAAGTCATCTTTCCTACAAAAGAACAAGTGAGAAATGCTTTTATTTCTGTGATTGTTGTTGTAACGGTTATTGCTCTATTTTTGGCATTAGTTGATTTCATTCTTGGTAGTTTTGTTTCAAGTATTTTATAA
- the nusG gene encoding transcription termination/antitermination protein NusG: MYWYAIQTYFGSEQAVKRGIENLVKEHHLEERLTDIVVPTEDIIEVKNNKKKISERSLYPGYVFIKVDLDTALWHTIQSLPKVSRFIGEAKKPTPLSEADINHIIEKVQNRAAPKPKIIFEAGEVVRIIEGPFANFTGTVEEYDMEHRKLKLNVSIFGRSTPIEILYSQVEKIV; encoded by the coding sequence TTGTATTGGTATGCGATTCAAACATATTTTGGTAGTGAACAAGCTGTAAAACGCGGAATAGAGAATCTCGTTAAAGAACATCATTTAGAAGAGAGACTTACAGATATTGTTGTCCCTACGGAAGATATTATTGAAGTAAAGAACAATAAGAAAAAAATTAGTGAGCGAAGTCTTTATCCGGGATATGTTTTTATTAAAGTAGATCTTGATACTGCCTTATGGCATACCATTCAATCTTTACCGAAAGTTAGTCGTTTCATCGGTGAGGCAAAGAAACCCACGCCTTTAAGTGAAGCAGACATTAATCATATTATTGAAAAAGTGCAGAATCGCGCAGCTCCCAAACCAAAAATCATTTTTGAAGCAGGAGAGGTTGTCCGCATTATTGAAGGTCCTTTTGCGAATTTCACAGGCACAGTGGAAGAATATGATATGGAACATAGAAAATTAAAACTCAATGTTTCCATCTTTGGTCGTAGCACACCTATTGAAATACTTTATTCACAAGTGGAAAAAATAGTTTAA
- the rny gene encoding ribonuclease Y: protein MVIWVITSSVISALLAGGGSYLISRKLSRADSKVLLEQAKAKAKVIEYEAEKFLQESKIKAKDIEIEAKEKCDKESARILKEYELNLLNFEKEKLRESQLIEKELCKLDNEKQNLSRDRNAFFEEQNALKKLKNTYQQKLEELTKNLSKVAYLTKNEAKNMLLERIKEEAKRECAKIIREEELHAKEEAKAKANYILAVATSRFAGEFAAERLIHTIVLPSDDMKARIIGKEGRNIKCLEMICGVDIIIDDTPNVIIVSSHNLYRRAIAVETINRLVEDGRIQPARIEEIYQKCFNDFEENVYQEGERVVLDLGLNGIHPEIKRLIGKLRYRASYGQNALTHSLEVANLAGIIAAELGGDCMLATRAGLLHDIGKARTHDFKGTHVELGAEIARRYNEHPVVLNTILSHHGDEEIKSIEAAAVCAADALSAGRPGARREVLENYLRRVSEIEKIATSKMGVLHAYAINAGREVRVIVKSDDISDEESYLLAKEIAKEIESQVQYPGEVKVSVIRETRAYAVAG from the coding sequence ATGGTTATATGGGTTATTACAAGTTCCGTTATTTCAGCTTTGCTTGCAGGAGGTGGTAGCTATCTCATCTCTCGCAAACTCTCGCGTGCAGATTCTAAAGTGCTACTAGAACAAGCAAAGGCAAAAGCAAAGGTGATAGAATATGAGGCAGAAAAATTCCTCCAAGAATCTAAAATCAAAGCAAAAGATATTGAGATAGAAGCAAAAGAAAAATGCGACAAAGAGAGTGCAAGAATCCTCAAAGAATATGAGTTAAATTTATTGAATTTTGAGAAAGAAAAACTAAGAGAATCGCAACTTATTGAAAAAGAACTTTGTAAGCTAGACAATGAAAAACAAAATCTTAGCAGAGACCGCAACGCATTTTTTGAGGAACAAAATGCGCTAAAAAAACTCAAAAATACCTATCAGCAAAAGCTAGAAGAACTCACAAAAAATCTATCCAAAGTTGCTTATCTCACCAAAAATGAAGCAAAAAATATGCTCTTAGAACGTATCAAAGAAGAAGCGAAACGCGAATGCGCCAAAATCATTAGAGAAGAGGAACTCCACGCTAAAGAAGAAGCAAAGGCAAAAGCAAACTATATCTTAGCAGTTGCAACTTCACGTTTTGCAGGAGAGTTTGCTGCAGAGCGTCTAATCCATACAATCGTCTTGCCAAGTGATGATATGAAAGCTAGAATTATCGGTAAGGAGGGGCGCAACATCAAATGCCTAGAAATGATTTGTGGGGTGGATATTATCATTGATGACACGCCCAATGTGATTATCGTAAGCTCTCACAACCTCTACCGACGCGCGATTGCAGTAGAGACTATCAATCGCTTAGTAGAAGACGGGCGAATTCAACCTGCAAGGATTGAAGAAATCTATCAAAAATGCTTTAACGATTTTGAAGAAAATGTCTATCAAGAGGGCGAACGCGTTGTGTTGGACTTGGGCTTAAATGGAATCCACCCAGAGATTAAAAGGCTCATTGGTAAGTTGCGCTATCGTGCAAGCTATGGGCAAAATGCTCTTACACATAGCTTGGAAGTTGCGAATCTAGCGGGAATTATTGCAGCGGAATTGGGCGGAGATTGTATGCTTGCCACACGCGCAGGGTTATTGCACGATATTGGCAAAGCCCGCACACACGACTTTAAAGGCACGCATGTGGAATTAGGGGCGGAGATTGCAAGGAGATATAACGAGCATCCTGTGGTGCTTAATACGATTCTTTCTCATCACGGCGACGAGGAGATTAAAAGCATAGAAGCTGCAGCTGTCTGTGCAGCAGACGCTCTCTCTGCTGGGCGTCCGGGAGCTAGACGCGAAGTGCTAGAAAACTATCTAAGGCGTGTCAGCGAGATAGAAAAAATCGCCACTTCCAAAATGGGAGTTTTGCACGCTTATGCAATCAATGCGGGACGCGAAGTGCGCGTGATTGTCAAATCAGACGATATTAGTGATGAGGAATCCTATCTCCTTGCCAAAGAAATCGCCAAAGAAATAGAATCACAAGTGCAGTATCCGGGCGAAGTCAAAGTCAGTGTGATACGCGAAACAAGAGCTTATGCGGTAGCGGGGTAA
- a CDS encoding DegT/DnrJ/EryC1/StrS family aminotransferase: MVPFLDVKAINQRLSAEMESAFCEVLESGWYVLGEQGKAFEREFSAYCGTNYCVGCANGLDALRLSIKAFGFGVGDEIIVPANTYIASILAITDNGCTPVLVEPSLKTYNIDVDLIEERITPKTKAILVVHLYGQAVEMQKVWDLAQKYDLKIIEDSAQAHGAIYQGKRVGSLGDVSGFSFFPGKNLGALGDGGCVVTNDEALAQRIRALGNYGSHIKYENLYAGLNSRLDEVQAAFLRLKLKILDEDNKRRQEIARVYREQIQNERIILPQVQSEEGAVWHLFVVRTKNRARLQEHLSQSGIQTLIHYPIPPHKQQAYKQYNHLNLPITERIHKEVLSLPISPVMSDEQVGIVIDAVNAFKE, from the coding sequence ATGGTTCCCTTTCTTGATGTCAAAGCAATAAATCAAAGATTGAGTGCAGAGATGGAATCTGCTTTTTGCGAAGTGCTAGAGAGTGGTTGGTATGTTTTGGGCGAGCAAGGCAAAGCCTTTGAGCGTGAGTTTAGCGCGTATTGTGGGACAAATTATTGTGTAGGTTGTGCAAATGGTTTGGACGCTTTGCGACTTAGTATTAAAGCATTTGGATTTGGCGTGGGCGATGAGATTATCGTCCCTGCAAATACCTATATCGCTTCCATTTTGGCAATCACTGATAATGGCTGCACACCTGTGCTTGTAGAACCAAGCTTAAAGACTTATAATATTGATGTGGATTTGATTGAGGAGCGTATCACACCAAAAACTAAAGCAATTCTTGTCGTGCATTTGTATGGACAGGCGGTGGAAATGCAGAAAGTTTGGGATTTAGCGCAAAAATATGATTTAAAAATTATAGAAGATTCTGCACAAGCGCATGGCGCAATCTATCAAGGCAAGAGAGTAGGGAGTTTGGGCGATGTGAGTGGATTCTCATTTTTTCCGGGTAAGAATTTAGGTGCATTAGGCGATGGTGGCTGTGTGGTTACAAATGATGAAGCTTTGGCACAGAGAATCCGCGCATTAGGGAATTATGGCTCACATATCAAATATGAAAACCTCTATGCAGGGCTAAATTCTAGGCTTGATGAAGTCCAAGCGGCATTTTTGCGCCTCAAACTTAAAATCCTTGATGAGGATAATAAGCGGCGACAAGAGATTGCGAGAGTTTATAGAGAGCAGATTCAAAACGAGCGTATTATCCTCCCGCAGGTTCAAAGCGAGGAGGGGGCGGTGTGGCATCTCTTTGTCGTGCGCACAAAAAATCGCGCGCGTTTGCAAGAGCATTTGAGTCAGAGTGGAATCCAAACGCTTATCCATTATCCTATCCCACCGCACAAGCAGCAGGCTTACAAGCAATATAATCATTTGAATCTGCCCATTACCGAGCGTATTCACAAAGAAGTGCTATCCTTGCCTATAAGTCCTGTGATGAGTGATGAGCAAGTAGGCATAGTGATAGACGCTGTGAATGCCTTTAAAGAATAG
- the tuf gene encoding elongation factor Tu, whose product MAKEKYVKSKPHVNIGTIGHVDHGKTTLSAAISAVLSTKGLAEMKDYDNIDNAPEEKERGITIATSHIEYETEKRHYAHVDCPGHADYVKNMITGAAQMDGAILVVSAADGPMPQTREHILLSRQVGVPYIVVFMNKQDMVDDEELLELVEMEIRELLSSYEFPGDDTPIVAGSALKALEEAKSGTLGEWSEKIMKLMDAVDEYIPTPVRETDKTFLMPIEDVFSIAGRGTVVTGRIERGIVKVGDEIEIVGIRPTQKTTVTGVEMFRKELDQGEAGDNVGVLLRGTKKEEVERGMVLCKPSSITPHKKFEGEIYVLSKDEGGRHTPFFNGYRPQFYVRTTDITGSIALPEGVEMVMPGDNIKITVELINPIALEDGTRFAIREGGRTVGAGVVTKIIE is encoded by the coding sequence ATGGCTAAGGAAAAATACGTTAAGTCTAAACCTCATGTAAATATTGGAACAATTGGGCATGTTGACCACGGCAAAACAACTTTAAGTGCTGCGATTTCTGCTGTTCTATCCACAAAAGGTCTAGCAGAAATGAAAGATTATGATAATATTGATAACGCTCCAGAGGAAAAAGAGCGCGGTATTACCATTGCAACTTCACATATTGAGTATGAAACAGAAAAAAGACACTATGCACACGTAGATTGTCCCGGACACGCGGACTATGTTAAAAACATGATTACAGGTGCAGCGCAGATGGACGGCGCAATTCTAGTAGTTTCTGCTGCAGATGGTCCTATGCCACAAACAAGAGAGCATATCTTATTGTCTCGTCAAGTTGGTGTTCCTTATATTGTTGTTTTTATGAATAAACAAGATATGGTAGATGATGAAGAGTTGTTGGAGCTAGTAGAAATGGAAATCAGAGAACTTCTTTCAAGTTATGAGTTTCCCGGCGATGATACACCTATCGTAGCAGGTTCAGCACTTAAAGCACTAGAAGAAGCAAAATCAGGCACTCTAGGTGAATGGAGTGAAAAAATTATGAAACTTATGGACGCGGTAGATGAATATATCCCAACTCCTGTCCGTGAAACAGATAAAACTTTCTTGATGCCAATTGAAGATGTATTCTCTATTGCAGGTCGTGGAACTGTTGTTACAGGAAGAATCGAAAGAGGTATTGTAAAAGTTGGTGATGAAATTGAAATCGTAGGGATTCGTCCAACACAAAAAACAACCGTAACCGGTGTTGAAATGTTTAGAAAAGAGCTTGACCAAGGTGAAGCTGGAGATAATGTTGGAGTCTTGTTAAGAGGGACTAAAAAAGAAGAAGTTGAAAGAGGTATGGTTCTATGTAAGCCATCTTCTATTACTCCACATAAAAAATTTGAGGGTGAAATCTATGTTCTCTCTAAAGATGAGGGCGGAAGGCATACACCATTCTTTAATGGTTATAGACCACAATTTTATGTGAGAACAACAGATATTACAGGTTCTATTGCATTACCAGAGGGTGTAGAAATGGTAATGCCGGGTGATAACATTAAAATCACTGTTGAGTTAATCAATCCGATTGCACTTGAAGATGGAACACGTTTTGCGATTCGTGAAGGTGGTAGAACTGTGGGTGCAGGTGTTGTTACAAAAATTATTGAATAG
- a CDS encoding glycosyltransferase family 2 protein encodes MSPKISILAPSFNHEKFVGFFIQSILAQSFSDFECIIVDDCSTDRNVQEILKCKDARIKLVQHPYNQGINASLNTAFENASGEYLVFLATDDMLEPNALEILHQSLEQNPNAKAIYPQLMKIDKDNQKLEILEVARRSRYELLHHLFMVGNALTSPGMALRKSDFAEILYPLDRAMCNHQDVQMHIKLLLRGGVVLLDEILVLYRFDERTNNISALNGNTFKRENMEKSKLMDTFLELKNIAGAEELCKSVFSREIKILNITPNASILEYFLGRVALLSPIELNRMWGYHQIMESYASKEGAQKLKELYNFEFKDYLKLIESLEILDEAHTKIYRKYKKYKRAFNATFALSLVLCILLITLMIKG; translated from the coding sequence ATGTCTCCTAAAATCTCTATTTTAGCCCCGAGTTTTAATCACGAGAAGTTTGTTGGATTCTTTATACAATCCATTCTAGCGCAGAGTTTTAGTGATTTTGAATGTATCATCGTAGATGATTGCTCTACTGATAGAAATGTGCAGGAGATTTTAAAGTGCAAAGATGCGCGTATAAAGCTAGTCCAACACCCTTATAATCAAGGTATTAATGCAAGTTTAAATACTGCCTTTGAAAATGCAAGCGGAGAATATCTCGTATTTTTAGCTACTGATGATATGCTAGAGCCAAATGCGCTAGAAATCTTGCACCAAAGCTTAGAACAAAATCCTAATGCAAAAGCGATTTATCCACAGCTAATGAAAATAGATAAGGATAATCAAAAGTTAGAAATCCTTGAGGTAGCACGAAGAAGCAGATACGAGCTTTTACATCATTTGTTTATGGTAGGTAATGCTCTGACTTCACCGGGTATGGCTCTAAGAAAGTCAGATTTTGCAGAGATTCTCTATCCATTAGATAGGGCAATGTGTAACCACCAAGATGTGCAAATGCACATAAAATTACTTCTACGGGGGGGGGTCGTGCTTCTTGATGAAATTCTTGTGCTTTATCGTTTTGACGAACGCACGAACAATATTAGCGCACTCAACGGAAATACATTTAAACGCGAAAATATGGAGAAATCTAAACTAATGGATACTTTTTTAGAGCTTAAAAATATCGCTGGAGCGGAGGAATTATGCAAAAGTGTTTTTTCTAGGGAAATTAAAATACTCAATATTACCCCCAATGCGTCAATTTTGGAGTATTTCTTAGGGAGAGTCGCACTTCTCTCGCCCATAGAGTTAAACAGAATGTGGGGTTATCATCAAATTATGGAATCTTATGCAAGCAAAGAGGGTGCGCAGAAGTTAAAAGAACTCTACAACTTTGAGTTTAAGGATTATTTGAAGCTTATAGAATCTCTTGAAATCCTTGATGAAGCACATACTAAAATTTATCGTAAATATAAGAAATACAAAAGAGCCTTTAATGCTACCTTTGCTCTATCTCTTGTGCTTTGCATACTTTTAATTACATTGATGATAAAAGGATAA
- a CDS encoding alpha-1,2-fucosyltransferase, with protein MKDNLVIIGVDGGIASQIAFITLGLAFEEKGIKVKYDLSWFEESGKGFFNPSKSYDKVYDVSFDIPKAFPALSLKIASKEEVAHYRKHYFVDDNDVIMCQPPLYVGGYLGRVFDTRYAGLLREHFKPQELQEGNTPFAALLQEIESSPSPCGVHIRRGDLSQPHIAYGNPTSNEYFAKSIELICLLHPQSSFYLFSDDLAFVKEQIVPLLKGKTYRICDVNNPSQGYLDLYLLSRCRNIIGSHGGMGGYAKILSPHNPLLITPRYRNIFKEVENVMCVNWGESVQHSPLVYSAPPHLSPSSKEMHRLIRAYIRRKIMQVLEKFKVKRFANGSLS; from the coding sequence ATGAAAGATAATTTAGTGATTATTGGAGTAGATGGCGGGATAGCAAGTCAAATTGCTTTTATTACGCTTGGGCTTGCGTTTGAGGAAAAAGGCATAAAAGTCAAATATGATTTAAGCTGGTTTGAGGAAAGTGGCAAAGGGTTCTTCAATCCAAGTAAAAGTTATGATAAAGTTTATGATGTGAGCTTTGATATTCCTAAAGCCTTTCCTGCGTTGTCTCTAAAAATTGCAAGCAAAGAAGAAGTGGCTCATTATAGGAAACATTATTTTGTAGATGACAATGATGTGATTATGTGTCAGCCCCCGCTTTATGTTGGAGGATATTTAGGCAGAGTGTTTGATACACGTTATGCTGGGCTTTTAAGGGAGCATTTTAAGCCACAAGAATTACAAGAGGGCAATACACCTTTTGCCGCATTGCTCCAAGAGATAGAATCTTCTCCCTCTCCTTGTGGGGTGCATATCAGGCGAGGGGATTTATCCCAGCCTCATATTGCTTATGGCAATCCTACGAGCAATGAGTATTTTGCCAAAAGCATAGAGCTAATATGTCTTTTGCACCCACAAAGTAGCTTTTATCTCTTCAGCGATGATTTAGCTTTTGTCAAAGAGCAGATTGTCCCACTGCTTAAGGGCAAAACTTATAGAATCTGCGATGTGAATAACCCAAGTCAGGGCTATTTGGATTTGTATCTTTTAAGTCGGTGTCGCAATATCATCGGCTCACACGGAGGTATGGGAGGATATGCGAAGATTCTTTCCCCTCACAATCCGCTTTTGATTACCCCTCGCTATCGTAATATTTTTAAAGAGGTAGAAAATGTAATGTGCGTGAATTGGGGAGAGAGTGTGCAACACTCACCTTTAGTATATTCTGCCCCCCCCCACTTGTCTCCCAGCTCAAAAGAAATGCACCGCTTAATTCGCGCTTATATAAGGAGAAAGATAATGCAAGTGCTTGAAAAGTTTAAGGTAAAAAGGTTTGCAAATGGTTCCCTTTCTTGA
- a CDS encoding 5-formyltetrahydrofolate cyclo-ligase yields MESQDLKATYREIFKTNLIRICHSNQAYIKDYKLQKKLKVQLDSTLRFHKLHSKRPINLLFYSPLTLEFDIRKLLRFYRKKRNVRIFLPKMGGESFKAVRYRLPLQKQSFGVYEPSDSALWAKMDCAIVPVLGVDKELRRIGFGKGMYDRFFGKNPKKIPKIIFVSRNFNFVPQTITESHDIRGDCYLTPHQTIYKRGFASFWIHHFS; encoded by the coding sequence ATGGAATCCCAAGACTTAAAAGCCACTTATCGCGAGATTTTCAAAACAAATTTAATCCGAATTTGCCATTCAAACCAAGCCTATATTAAGGACTACAAATTACAAAAGAAACTCAAAGTGCAATTAGATTCCACTCTACGATTCCATAAACTCCACTCCAAACGCCCTATAAACTTGCTTTTTTATTCTCCGCTTACCCTAGAGTTTGACATAAGGAAACTTTTAAGATTCTATCGCAAAAAAAGAAATGTAAGGATTTTTTTACCAAAAATGGGTGGAGAGAGCTTTAAGGCGGTGCGATATAGACTTCCTTTGCAAAAACAATCTTTTGGCGTGTATGAACCTAGTGATTCTGCACTTTGGGCTAAAATGGATTGCGCTATCGTTCCTGTGCTTGGCGTGGATAAAGAGTTGCGGCGCATAGGATTTGGCAAAGGAATGTATGATAGATTCTTTGGCAAGAATCCCAAAAAAATTCCAAAGATAATTTTCGTTTCGCGCAATTTCAATTTCGTTCCACAAACCATCACAGAATCCCACGACATTAGAGGAGATTGTTATCTCACCCCACACCAAACGATTTATAAGCGTGGCTTTGCGTCCTTTTGGATTCATCATTTTTCATAG
- the rpmG gene encoding 50S ribosomal protein L33: MAKGNRVKIGLKCSECGDINYSTVKNAKTTTEKLELKKFCPRLNKHTIHKEVKLKS; the protein is encoded by the coding sequence ATGGCTAAAGGTAATCGTGTAAAAATCGGACTCAAATGCTCTGAATGCGGGGACATTAATTACAGCACTGTAAAAAATGCAAAAACCACAACAGAAAAACTGGAGCTTAAAAAGTTCTGCCCAAGATTAAACAAACATACAATTCACAAAGAAGTGAAATTGAAAAGCTAA
- a CDS encoding TonB-dependent receptor produces the protein MKLKHKNLHPRGFRKKYFSLAAILALNSALLAQSQNIALAEKSQEAESQSLKLSITHTEEFVENEDFKEEFSAEEIQQSNAQNIYNFLNQHSLLKITANYGNPYTANIDLRGFGQNAHKNLAIIVDGMRLNNIDSTPVSLSAIPLDSIQKIEIIRGKGTTKYGNGAVSGILKITTTRKAGGALNMGYASYETLGSQIFSRYVGDTLNIGVYGQYQHNEGARKITQGSEEKDGSYNKNGGITAFYYPNDSTLLKSNLNYSKYAIKYASPLTKQQFDSNPTQAPLPSELGGDTFTHQKRWDLGYSLGFTHFGDSGIITDINFGGNRNESEYVNYNNNNDGKGIFGDFNFQFKNYSFMAEIGGGLNTNERVQNRSTKAQVDEMLLYLNGEKYFSNSSFNGGISAQRVISKLQESNAENLLGGEIGITHNLTPLTSLFASYSRSFIVPNVDYIFDWQGHINHLIDTATFDTYQIGTKSVFGIHELSGNLFYILGRDEAYFEPITYSNQTLDKTRRIGGEAKFTTHFNAQIYSSLAYAYVDATMRGNGGYKGNTIPGVSKHTLSTSLNYLPITQLNLGISYKYGSRAYDYNDFDNVLTKSPNYQSLNLTASYKLKDFEIYGFVQNLTNHKNAIVVGGKYYPYEFERTFGGGIKYTW, from the coding sequence ATGAAACTAAAACACAAAAATCTTCACCCAAGAGGGTTTAGAAAGAAGTATTTTTCACTTGCGGCGATTTTAGCACTCAATAGCGCACTACTAGCACAGAGTCAAAATATCGCCCTAGCTGAAAAATCTCAAGAGGCAGAATCTCAAAGCCTTAAGCTTTCTATCACCCACACAGAAGAGTTTGTGGAGAATGAGGATTTTAAAGAAGAATTCAGCGCAGAGGAGATTCAACAATCCAATGCTCAAAATATCTACAACTTTTTAAATCAACATTCTCTACTTAAAATTACAGCAAATTATGGTAATCCCTATACTGCAAACATTGATTTGCGCGGCTTTGGACAGAATGCGCATAAGAATCTTGCTATTATCGTAGATGGAATGCGTTTAAATAATATTGATTCCACTCCTGTGTCCTTGAGTGCTATCCCGCTAGATTCTATCCAAAAAATAGAAATTATTAGAGGCAAAGGCACGACAAAATACGGAAATGGCGCGGTAAGCGGAATCCTAAAAATCACTACCACCCGCAAGGCAGGCGGTGCATTGAATATGGGTTATGCGAGTTATGAGACATTGGGTTCTCAAATTTTTTCACGTTATGTGGGAGATACTTTGAATATTGGAGTGTATGGGCAATACCAACACAACGAGGGTGCAAGAAAAATTACACAAGGGAGCGAAGAAAAAGACGGAAGCTATAATAAAAATGGTGGAATCACAGCCTTTTACTACCCTAATGATTCTACACTTTTAAAATCAAACCTCAATTATTCCAAATATGCTATCAAATACGCAAGCCCTTTGACAAAACAACAATTTGATTCAAATCCTACACAAGCACCGCTTCCAAGTGAGTTGGGTGGAGATACTTTCACGCACCAAAAGCGTTGGGATTTGGGTTATAGTTTAGGCTTCACGCACTTTGGAGATTCTGGAATCATAACTGATATTAATTTCGGAGGAAATAGAAATGAGAGTGAATATGTGAATTATAACAATAACAACGATGGCAAAGGAATCTTTGGAGATTTTAACTTTCAATTTAAAAACTATTCTTTTATGGCAGAAATTGGCGGGGGGCTAAATACCAACGAGCGAGTGCAAAACCGCTCCACAAAGGCGCAAGTAGATGAAATGCTACTTTATTTAAATGGTGAAAAATACTTTAGCAATTCTAGTTTTAATGGAGGAATCTCCGCACAAAGAGTGATTTCCAAACTACAAGAAAGCAATGCAGAAAATCTACTAGGAGGAGAGATTGGAATCACTCATAATCTAACGCCTTTAACCTCGCTTTTTGCCTCTTATTCTCGCAGTTTCATAGTGCCTAATGTGGATTATATATTTGATTGGCAGGGACATATTAATCATCTCATAGACACAGCGACTTTTGACACTTATCAAATCGGCACAAAAAGTGTATTTGGAATCCACGAGTTAAGCGGGAATCTCTTTTATATTTTAGGTAGAGATGAAGCCTACTTTGAGCCGATAACTTATAGCAATCAAACTCTTGATAAGACGCGCAGAATCGGAGGAGAAGCGAAATTTACCACGCATTTTAATGCGCAAATCTATTCTAGCCTAGCCTATGCCTATGTTGATGCGACAATGCGTGGCAATGGGGGGTATAAGGGCAATACGATTCCGGGCGTCTCCAAGCATACGCTAAGCACAAGTCTCAACTACTTACCTATCACGCAATTAAATCTTGGAATCTCTTATAAATATGGCTCTAGGGCGTATGATTACAACGACTTTGATAATGTTTTAACCAAATCCCCTAATTATCAAAGCCTCAATTTAACCGCAAGTTACAAACTCAAAGACTTTGAAATTTATGGCTTTGTGCAGAATCTTACCAACCATAAAAATGCGATTGTTGTGGGTGGTAAATATTACCCTTATGAGTTTGAGCGCACTTTTGGTGGCGGTATAAAATACACTTGGTAA